The proteins below are encoded in one region of Sphingobacterium sp. R2:
- a CDS encoding SLBB domain-containing protein, protein MKRIILWLCIAGFVGTLHAQTNPANIKVDNLSDAQIEQYVKQAALMGYDESQLDGFARAQGVSAVEVQKLKERLANIKRKKQQPNPSQGSSSQSRNTRSTGRQVDGYSNADSLQNKQTNRRDSMENEEGKLKIFGSDLFKNNAITFEPNLRMATPSSYIIGPDDEILLDITGDNEASYQLPVTPDGTIKVEYVGQINVAGLSIAAAKNKIEQRLSGTYPAIRSGRTQVSVNIGNIRTIRVTLTGAATKPGTYSLPSLATVFNALYAAGGPNKNGTYRKIQVIRGNRVISTIDVYDFLANGIQQGNVRLQDQDIIHIPVYGARVQFEGEVKRPAIFETVPGESLLDILRYAGDFTENAYSAKVKVLQTTGRERSVQDIYADQFANYTPKSGDQYIVEPILDRFANRISVLGAVFRPGIFGLEPGMTLKQVLEMADGVREDAFLERGIINRLKADNTSELINFNVRDVLAGTAADIPLKREDKIEISSIFDLRDEYKFTVQGEVRFPGDFPFASNATLGDLIQKAGGLTEGAKNARIEIARRIKNLDVTDHRSSQTVLVDIKDGVLTDPNMTLQPYDVISVLGDAGFRTQRQVKIEGEVLYPGYYTIMREDERISDIIKRAGGLTTYAYTEGASLKRTGMSKLNAAEKKEKERLKKELERDSLDAEENDGKTKKYTAVEEENGDNSKAKSSALAKVSQQSTSDSDIEPSDLVGIELNKILEKPYEKGDLLVLDGDIINVPKELETVKVVGEVLNPNNVVYVKGKSLKYYVNQAGGFTDNALKKRVFVQYANGAVKGKDGGYPEVKPGAEIIVPKRAPRERLSSQAWIGIGTGIASTLAIIISLFK, encoded by the coding sequence ATGAAAAGAATAATATTATGGTTATGCATAGCAGGATTTGTGGGTACATTACACGCACAGACCAATCCTGCCAATATAAAAGTAGACAATCTAAGTGACGCACAGATTGAACAATATGTCAAACAGGCCGCTTTAATGGGATACGACGAAAGTCAGTTAGATGGCTTTGCACGTGCACAGGGCGTTTCGGCTGTCGAAGTTCAGAAATTAAAAGAACGTCTGGCGAATATCAAACGTAAAAAGCAGCAACCAAATCCTTCACAAGGATCTTCCAGCCAATCGCGCAATACGCGCAGCACTGGCCGTCAGGTAGATGGTTACTCCAATGCAGATTCTCTGCAAAATAAGCAGACGAATAGAAGAGATTCGATGGAAAATGAAGAAGGCAAGCTCAAGATCTTTGGCTCAGACCTTTTTAAGAATAATGCCATCACCTTTGAACCCAATCTGCGCATGGCTACACCGAGCTCCTATATTATTGGTCCAGACGATGAGATCCTGTTAGATATTACAGGCGATAACGAAGCCTCGTATCAACTTCCTGTAACTCCGGATGGAACAATTAAAGTAGAATATGTCGGTCAGATCAATGTGGCTGGTTTATCCATTGCTGCAGCAAAAAATAAAATAGAACAACGTTTGAGCGGTACATACCCTGCAATACGCTCTGGAAGAACACAGGTGAGCGTTAATATTGGTAACATCCGTACCATCCGTGTTACCTTAACCGGGGCGGCTACAAAACCGGGCACCTACAGTTTACCTTCGTTAGCAACAGTGTTTAATGCCCTGTACGCTGCAGGTGGTCCCAATAAAAATGGTACCTACCGCAAGATCCAGGTGATCCGTGGTAACCGCGTGATCAGTACGATCGATGTGTACGATTTTTTAGCCAATGGCATTCAACAAGGCAATGTCCGTTTACAAGATCAAGATATCATTCATATCCCTGTTTACGGTGCCAGAGTACAATTTGAAGGCGAAGTCAAGCGTCCTGCCATTTTTGAGACCGTACCCGGAGAATCCCTTTTAGATATCTTGCGTTATGCGGGCGATTTTACCGAAAATGCCTATAGTGCCAAGGTTAAAGTGTTGCAGACCACAGGCCGCGAGCGCAGTGTACAAGATATCTACGCCGACCAATTTGCCAATTACACGCCCAAAAGTGGCGATCAATATATTGTAGAACCTATTTTGGATCGTTTTGCCAACCGTATCAGTGTATTAGGGGCCGTATTTCGTCCCGGCATATTTGGTTTGGAGCCAGGCATGACGTTAAAGCAAGTGTTGGAGATGGCCGATGGCGTGCGTGAAGATGCTTTCTTGGAACGCGGTATTATTAATCGTCTTAAAGCAGACAATACCTCCGAATTGATCAATTTTAACGTCCGTGACGTCCTTGCTGGAACTGCAGCCGATATTCCATTGAAACGAGAAGATAAGATTGAGATTTCATCCATCTTTGATTTAAGGGACGAATATAAATTTACTGTACAGGGTGAGGTCCGTTTTCCGGGTGATTTTCCGTTTGCCAGCAATGCAACGTTGGGCGATCTTATTCAGAAAGCAGGCGGATTGACCGAAGGTGCAAAAAACGCCCGGATAGAGATCGCACGCCGTATCAAAAACTTAGATGTGACCGACCATCGCTCTTCACAAACTGTATTGGTTGATATTAAAGATGGTGTGCTTACAGATCCAAATATGACGCTGCAACCTTACGATGTTATCTCCGTTTTGGGCGATGCTGGTTTCCGCACCCAACGTCAGGTAAAAATCGAAGGGGAAGTATTATATCCGGGCTACTATACGATTATGCGTGAGGATGAGCGTATTTCAGATATTATCAAGCGTGCAGGCGGTTTGACTACGTATGCTTATACCGAAGGTGCTTCATTAAAACGGACCGGCATGTCTAAACTCAACGCTGCTGAAAAGAAAGAAAAAGAACGGTTGAAAAAAGAGTTGGAAAGAGATAGTTTAGATGCCGAGGAAAATGACGGTAAGACAAAGAAATATACAGCGGTTGAAGAAGAAAATGGTGATAATTCAAAAGCAAAAAGTAGTGCTTTAGCAAAAGTATCTCAACAAAGTACTTCAGACTCAGATATCGAGCCGAGCGATCTGGTTGGTATTGAACTGAATAAAATCTTAGAAAAACCTTACGAGAAAGGTGACCTTTTGGTTTTGGATGGCGATATTATCAACGTGCCTAAGGAGTTAGAAACTGTTAAGGTTGTGGGTGAGGTGTTGAACCCAAACAATGTGGTCTATGTAAAAGGAAAGAGCCTAAAATACTATGTGAACCAAGCAGGCGGATTTACAGACAATGCGTTGAAGAAACGTGTTTTTGTACAATATGCGAATGGCGCCGTAAAGGGCAAAGATGGAGGTTATCCAGAGGTAAAGCCGGGGGCCGAAATTATTGTTCCTAAGCGTGCGCCAAGAGAAAGATTAAGTTCACAAGCTTGGATCGGTATTGGTACTGGTATTGCATCTACTTTGGCCATCATCATCAGTTTATTTAAATAG
- a CDS encoding lipopolysaccharide biosynthesis protein, which yields MKDKHSQLSGDEMSLKEFILKTQSWIKYLFSKWYIWMIAGLMGGITGFLYAKYRTIEYTATTTFVLETGESTGGGLGQMAGLAALAGIDLGGSGGGIFQGDNLFELYKSRKMIEAVLLHKSSSDSSLTLMDRYIAMEKLKDKWKTKKPALIQLNFSKKTPANLQRDRDSILQAVVKDINKNNLTVGKLDKKSGLIKVDVKSTDELFSKEFNEALVAQVNEFYIKTKTKKSLDNIHILQRKTDSVRAVMNGNISAAAVVVDATPNLNPTRQAQRLVPTQRSQFSAETNRAILGQLVQNLEMSKMALMKEAPLIEKVDEPVLPLSDNKVGKLKTAILVAILFGFLSVFVLILRKVYINVIRG from the coding sequence GTGAAAGATAAACATAGTCAACTAAGTGGTGATGAAATGTCTTTAAAGGAATTTATCTTAAAGACACAAAGTTGGATCAAATACCTTTTTTCAAAATGGTATATATGGATGATAGCAGGCCTCATGGGGGGAATAACTGGATTTTTATATGCAAAATATCGCACTATAGAATATACTGCTACAACGACCTTTGTATTGGAGACAGGAGAGAGTACTGGCGGAGGGTTAGGACAAATGGCTGGCTTAGCAGCTCTTGCAGGGATCGATCTCGGTGGATCTGGTGGAGGTATTTTTCAAGGAGATAATCTCTTTGAGTTATATAAGTCTCGCAAAATGATTGAGGCCGTTCTATTACATAAATCCTCCAGTGATAGCTCGTTGACACTAATGGATCGATATATTGCAATGGAAAAGTTGAAAGATAAGTGGAAAACTAAAAAACCTGCGTTAATTCAATTGAATTTTTCGAAGAAAACGCCTGCGAATCTTCAGCGTGACAGAGATAGTATTTTGCAAGCCGTTGTAAAAGATATTAATAAAAATAACCTTACCGTTGGCAAATTAGATAAAAAGTCAGGTTTAATAAAGGTTGACGTAAAATCTACTGATGAATTGTTTTCGAAAGAGTTCAATGAAGCTTTGGTAGCCCAAGTAAATGAATTCTACATTAAAACCAAAACAAAGAAATCTTTGGACAATATCCATATTCTACAGCGGAAAACCGATTCTGTCAGGGCTGTAATGAATGGAAATATCTCGGCGGCAGCAGTCGTTGTAGACGCTACACCGAATTTAAATCCAACGAGACAGGCGCAACGGCTGGTGCCAACTCAACGATCTCAATTTTCAGCAGAAACAAACCGTGCAATATTGGGACAGTTGGTTCAAAACTTAGAAATGTCCAAAATGGCGTTGATGAAAGAAGCGCCGTTGATCGAAAAGGTTGATGAACCTGTTTTGCCTCTTTCAGATAATAAGGTAGGGAAGCTCAAAACAGCTATTTTAGTTGCCATATTATTTGGTTTTTTGTCAGTTTTTGTGCTTATTCTACGTAAAGTGTATATTAATGTTATTCGAGGTTAG
- a CDS encoding UDP-N-acetylglucosamine 4,6-dehydratase: MFEKDLLAFQTELNTIVSASKFLVIGGAGSIGQATVKEIFKRNPKKLHVVDISENNMVELVRDIRSSYGYISGDFQTFALDIGSIEYDAFWEADGDYDYVLNLSALKHVRSEKDPYTLMRMIDVNIFNTDKTLQQAIAKGVRKYFCVSTDKAANPVNMMGASKRIMEMFLMRRSKDIKISTARFANVAFSDGSLLHGFNKRIEKKQPIVAPNDIKRYFVTPSESGELCLMSCIFGENRDVFFPKLSEDLHLITFAEIAMRYLNTIGYTPYLCRDEDEARYLIDTLPQQGKWPCLFSASDTTGEKDFEEFFTESELLDMNRFENLGVIKNELNIEEEKLQHFDFIISEMKQNRKWTKDEIVNLFFYMIPSFGHKETGKYLDAKM, translated from the coding sequence TTGTTTGAAAAGGACTTACTAGCATTTCAAACTGAACTTAATACGATAGTTTCAGCATCTAAGTTTTTAGTTATCGGAGGAGCGGGATCTATTGGGCAGGCGACTGTCAAAGAAATTTTTAAGCGTAATCCCAAGAAGCTGCATGTTGTTGATATCAGCGAGAATAATATGGTCGAGTTGGTACGAGATATCCGGAGTTCATATGGGTATATTTCAGGTGATTTTCAAACGTTTGCACTTGATATCGGATCGATAGAATACGATGCCTTTTGGGAAGCGGATGGTGATTATGACTATGTATTGAATCTATCTGCCTTAAAACATGTAAGGAGCGAAAAAGATCCTTATACCCTTATGCGGATGATAGATGTTAACATCTTCAATACGGATAAGACGCTGCAGCAAGCTATTGCAAAAGGAGTTAGAAAATATTTTTGTGTTTCTACGGATAAGGCTGCTAATCCCGTCAATATGATGGGGGCTTCAAAACGGATTATGGAAATGTTTTTAATGCGCAGAAGTAAGGATATAAAAATCTCTACAGCGCGTTTTGCCAATGTTGCGTTCTCAGATGGTTCGCTTTTGCATGGGTTTAATAAGCGTATAGAAAAAAAGCAACCTATTGTTGCTCCCAATGATATAAAAAGATATTTTGTTACTCCTAGCGAATCGGGGGAACTTTGTTTGATGTCTTGTATATTTGGTGAAAATAGAGATGTTTTCTTTCCAAAATTAAGTGAAGATCTTCATTTAATCACCTTTGCTGAAATAGCCATGCGTTATCTTAATACGATAGGTTACACTCCTTATTTGTGCCGGGATGAAGATGAGGCTCGTTATTTAATAGATACTCTACCTCAACAGGGCAAATGGCCATGTTTATTTTCCGCGAGCGACACAACTGGTGAAAAAGATTTTGAAGAATTTTTTACGGAAAGTGAGCTGCTGGATATGAACCGATTTGAAAACTTAGGTGTGATAAAAAATGAACTAAACATTGAGGAAGAGAAGTTGCAGCATTTTGACTTCATCATTTCGGAAATGAAGCAAAACCGTAAATGGACAAAAGATGAAATTGTTAATCTGTTTTTTTATATGATTCCTAGTTTTGGCCACAAAGAAACGGGTAAGTATTTAGACGCAAAAATGTAA
- a CDS encoding LegC family aminotransferase: MDYINKFTSFVREQYCSEDFIPLHEPRFRGNEKAYLLDTIDSTFVSSVGAYVDDFECKMESYTGATKAVAVVNGTAALQVALRLVGVSKGDEVITQALSFIATANAISYNNAIPVFLDVDLDTMGLSPDAVRKFLESYAELRDDGCYNKSTGNRISACVPMHTFGFPVHLDELITICNKWKIPVVEDAAESLGSYYKGRHTGTIGQAGCFSFNGNKTITCGGGGALVTNDLNLGTKAKYLTTTAKRPHPYEFFHDELGYNYRMPNLNAALACAQMEMLESFLADKRQLATEYIDFFKSIDVTFRTELNDTKANYWLMCIEMNDRQERDYFLKETNEKGIMTRPIWTLTYKLPMYQHCYRDEQVNAEFLEQRIVNIPSSVR, from the coding sequence ATGGATTATATCAATAAATTTACCTCATTTGTAAGGGAACAATATTGTAGTGAAGACTTTATTCCTTTGCATGAGCCACGTTTTAGGGGCAATGAAAAAGCCTATTTGCTTGATACGATCGATTCAACTTTTGTGTCTTCTGTGGGAGCATATGTCGATGATTTTGAATGTAAGATGGAAAGTTACACGGGAGCAACAAAGGCTGTGGCTGTTGTCAATGGAACCGCAGCTTTACAAGTAGCATTACGATTAGTTGGTGTTTCCAAGGGTGACGAAGTAATTACCCAAGCTCTTTCCTTTATAGCTACAGCCAATGCAATTTCATACAATAATGCTATTCCTGTATTTTTGGATGTAGATCTTGATACCATGGGGTTATCGCCAGATGCTGTTCGAAAATTTCTGGAAAGTTATGCCGAATTGAGAGACGATGGTTGTTATAATAAATCTACTGGAAACAGGATTTCTGCCTGTGTGCCGATGCACACCTTTGGTTTTCCTGTACATTTGGATGAATTGATTACCATTTGTAATAAATGGAAAATTCCAGTTGTGGAAGATGCCGCGGAATCTTTAGGAAGTTATTATAAGGGAAGACATACAGGCACGATTGGGCAAGCTGGTTGTTTCTCTTTTAATGGAAATAAAACTATTACTTGCGGTGGCGGTGGAGCACTCGTTACAAATGATCTAAATCTGGGGACTAAAGCAAAATACCTTACAACTACTGCTAAAAGACCGCATCCTTATGAGTTTTTTCATGATGAATTAGGGTATAATTATAGAATGCCCAATTTGAATGCAGCCCTTGCCTGTGCTCAAATGGAAATGCTCGAATCTTTCCTAGCTGATAAGCGTCAATTGGCAACCGAGTATATAGATTTCTTCAAATCTATTGATGTCACATTTAGGACAGAACTAAATGACACCAAAGCAAATTATTGGCTGATGTGTATTGAAATGAATGATAGACAGGAACGCGATTATTTTCTAAAGGAAACCAATGAGAAAGGGATTATGACTCGTCCAATATGGACACTAACGTACAAGTTACCTATGTATCAGCATTGCTATCGTGATGAGCAAGTAAATGCCGAATTTTTGGAACAACGTATTGTAAATATCCCAAGTAGTGTAAGATAA
- the neuB gene encoding N-acetylneuraminate synthase, producing MEKTLIIAEAGVNHNGDMNNAIKLIDVAVEAGVDYIKFQTFKTEKLVSKRAKKAEYQIQNTGGKEDSQYAMLKKLELSLQDHETLINYCKKKGIQFFSTAFDLDSLEYLKHIGLELVKIPSGEITNLPYLRKAAKLFSKVILSTGMSTMNDISAAVEVFRGEGVTDLTILHCNTEYPTPMEDVNLKAMLAIKDQFHTEIGYSDHTLGIEIPIAAVALGASVIEKHFTLDKTMEGPDHAASLEPADLINMVAAIRNVEKAMGGNGLKEPSPSEQKNIAIARKSIVAATNINKGEVLSERNLAVKRPGNGISPMRWDEIIGKIAIRSFDEDDLIEV from the coding sequence ATGGAAAAAACTTTAATAATTGCGGAAGCTGGAGTAAATCATAATGGTGACATGAATAATGCGATCAAGCTTATTGATGTAGCCGTGGAAGCTGGAGTAGACTATATAAAGTTTCAGACTTTCAAAACCGAAAAATTAGTTTCTAAAAGGGCAAAAAAAGCGGAATATCAGATTCAAAATACTGGTGGAAAAGAAGATTCGCAATATGCAATGTTGAAAAAATTAGAGCTTTCGCTTCAAGATCATGAGACGCTAATAAATTATTGCAAAAAAAAAGGAATACAATTTTTTTCTACCGCATTTGATTTGGATTCCTTAGAATATTTGAAACATATTGGATTAGAATTAGTTAAAATTCCGTCTGGAGAAATTACAAACCTACCCTATTTGAGAAAAGCCGCAAAGTTGTTTTCGAAAGTAATATTATCAACAGGAATGTCAACAATGAATGATATTTCCGCTGCAGTCGAGGTTTTCAGAGGAGAAGGTGTTACCGACTTAACTATTTTGCATTGTAATACTGAATATCCTACTCCAATGGAAGATGTCAATTTAAAGGCGATGCTCGCCATTAAGGATCAATTCCATACAGAAATTGGCTATTCTGATCATACCTTGGGAATAGAGATTCCTATAGCAGCAGTCGCCTTAGGAGCCTCTGTGATCGAAAAACATTTTACATTGGATAAGACGATGGAGGGACCAGATCATGCAGCATCATTAGAACCAGCAGATTTAATAAATATGGTTGCCGCTATTAGAAATGTTGAAAAGGCGATGGGTGGAAATGGACTTAAGGAACCCTCTCCATCAGAACAAAAAAATATTGCTATAGCGCGAAAAAGTATTGTTGCTGCGACGAACATCAACAAAGGTGAAGTGTTATCGGAAAGAAATCTAGCGGTAAAAAGACCTGGAAATGGAATTTCACCAATGCGTTGGGATGAAATTATAGGTAAAATAGCCATTCGCAGTTTTGATGAAGATGATTTAATCGAGGTTTAG